The nucleotide sequence CTTTTTGGGTAGTATGTTACAAAAAAGTACATTCTTGATTAAATAAAAATTACTGTTAAAATGATATCATGGATTAATTTGGTGAGCAAGATTAATCTATAAAAAATCAAATAAAAGAGAGAGGTAATAAGAATGAATTTTTTAGATATAGCAAAAAAAAGATATTCAGTTAGAAATTATACAAAACAAAAAGTTGAAAAAGAAAAGCTGGATTTAATATTAGAAGCTGGACATATTGCACCTACAGGAGGGAATAAACAGCCACAGAGATTGATTGTTGTACAAGAAGAAGAGGGGCTTAATAAGATCGGAAAAGCCGCTAATATTTATGGTGCACAGTGTGCAATAATTGTTTGCAGCGATGTAAATGAAACTTGGACGCGTCCGTTTGACGGAAAGAAGCTTACAGACATTGATGCAGCAATTGTTACAGACCATATGATGCTTCAAGCAACGGAGCTTGGACTGGGAACAGTTTGGATATGTTATTTTAAACCTGAGGTGCTAAGGACTGAATTTAATATACCTGATAATTTAGAACCAGTCAATATTTTAGCTGTTGGTTATAGTAGTGGTGATAGTTTGTCTCCAGATAGGCACAATAAAACTAGAAAGGCAATTTCAGAAACGGTTAAATTTGAAAGTTTATAATAAAATACGGTATTTCAACAAAAGTCGTAGAGTAAAGTCTGCGGCTTTTTGTTTTAAAAACTTGTTATGCATTGTGAATTATTAGGAAAGGTATTATTGATATAATCAGCTTGAATTTTGTGATTATAGTCATATTAAATATTTAATTAAAATATCGATACTAGTATTAATGATATTTTATGTAGACAACTGTGTAAAATAAGATAAAAAAGACATTAAATGTCTAATAAAGTTGAATAAAATATATACAAACTGGCGTATTATATACAGTTTTTTTAAAATATCAAATTTTATCAAAGTAGGTGTACTAATGAAAAGAGGATTGAGAAAGGAACGAAATAAGGAAGATGAAGCTGGAAAGATTGTAAATGAAGGCAAAGCGCATCTATTTTATAAAGTGATAATACTTATGGTGTTTTATATAAGCTATGGTATCTACTTGTATTGGAGATTTGCATACACAATACCAAGAGGTTATGGAGATATAGCTTTAATTGCAGGATATGTTTTATTTATCGCTGAGACAATCGGTTTTTTAGAATCTTCAATGTTTTATTTGACGCTTTGGGATACAAATACGCCATCAACGCCAGAAGTGCAGGATAAAGAGTTTCCTCACGTTGATATCTTTATTGCAAGCTATAATGAACCTAGGAATTTATTATATAAGACTTTAATAGGCTGCAAAAATATGGACTATCCTGATAAAAGCAAGGTCCATATTTATATATGTGATGATGGTAACCGTAAAGACATAAAAGAATTATGTGAGAGTTTAAAGGTAGGATATATAACGAGAGAAGATAATACTCATGCGAAGGCGGGAAACCTTAATAATGCATTAAAACAAACTTCATCACCTTATGTAGTTACTTTTGATGCAGATATGATTCCAATGCATGATTTTTTGCTTAAAACAATTCCATTTTTTATGGTTGAAGATAAAATTGGATTTGTACAGGTTCCTCAAAATTTTTATAATGCAGACCCATTTCAGTATAATTTGTTTAACGAGAGTAGGGTTCCTAATGAACAAAACCTATTTTCTAGGTTAATACAAGCAGGAAAAAATAGATTTAATGCAATAATTTATTCTGGTTCTAATACTGTATTGTCAAGAGAGGCCTTAAATGAAATAAATGGACTAGTTGTTGGAACTATTACAGAGGACTTTGCCACAGGTATGAAGATTCAAAGTAAAGGATATAAATGTATATACCTTAATGAAACACATGCATCTGGACTTTCACCTGAAAGCCTTGAAGATTTATATAGCCAGAGGATACGCTGGGGAAGAGGCGTAATACAAACTTTTAAAGCGTTTAATCCTTTATTTATGAGGGGACTTAATATTTATCAAAAATTAATGTACTTTAGTGCCTTTTCGTATTGGTATTTTGGATTATGGAGATTAATATTTTTTATGGCACCGATAGTATTTTCTGTTTTTGGTGTTGTTGTATTATCAACCTCGGCAATTCAAATGTTAGAAGTATGGCTTCCTATGTTTATCTTTACTAATTTAACTTTTTATCATTTTTCTAAAAAGGTAAGAAGCGTTTCATGGACTCACATATATGACACAATATTATTTCCACAGATAACAGTGGGAATTTTAAAAGAAACATTTGGATTTAAAATGTCCAAATTCAAGGTGACTCCAAAGGAAAATGTAAGAAGGGACAATTTTACAAATAGATTTGAGCTTGTTAGAGTTCAAATTGTTCTAGCTGTTCTTTCGTTTGCTGGGATTGTAAGGATAATATACTTATATGTTACTAACAATTTTGAAGCACAATATATAATCAATTTATTTTGGCTTACTTATAATTTTTACTTGCTAGTTATGGCGATTTTCTTTGCCTCTGAAAGACCTAAATTTAGAAATAATGAAAGAATGTTTGTTTCAGAAGAAGCCTATGTGGTTAATAAT is from Clostridium acetobutylicum ATCC 824 and encodes:
- a CDS encoding nitroreductase family protein, which produces MNFLDIAKKRYSVRNYTKQKVEKEKLDLILEAGHIAPTGGNKQPQRLIVVQEEEGLNKIGKAANIYGAQCAIIVCSDVNETWTRPFDGKKLTDIDAAIVTDHMMLQATELGLGTVWICYFKPEVLRTEFNIPDNLEPVNILAVGYSSGDSLSPDRHNKTRKAISETVKFESL
- a CDS encoding glycosyltransferase family 2 protein; translated protein: MKRGLRKERNKEDEAGKIVNEGKAHLFYKVIILMVFYISYGIYLYWRFAYTIPRGYGDIALIAGYVLFIAETIGFLESSMFYLTLWDTNTPSTPEVQDKEFPHVDIFIASYNEPRNLLYKTLIGCKNMDYPDKSKVHIYICDDGNRKDIKELCESLKVGYITREDNTHAKAGNLNNALKQTSSPYVVTFDADMIPMHDFLLKTIPFFMVEDKIGFVQVPQNFYNADPFQYNLFNESRVPNEQNLFSRLIQAGKNRFNAIIYSGSNTVLSREALNEINGLVVGTITEDFATGMKIQSKGYKCIYLNETHASGLSPESLEDLYSQRIRWGRGVIQTFKAFNPLFMRGLNIYQKLMYFSAFSYWYFGLWRLIFFMAPIVFSVFGVVVLSTSAIQMLEVWLPMFIFTNLTFYHFSKKVRSVSWTHIYDTILFPQITVGILKETFGFKMSKFKVTPKENVRRDNFTNRFELVRVQIVLAVLSFAGIVRIIYLYVTNNFEAQYIINLFWLTYNFYLLVMAIFFASERPKFRNNERMFVSEEAYVVNNEQKLYGKTIDISETGISIKLEKPICIDPNENYSIGVKTARNSAEFSGKIVRVDNFKDGHKYAFNITEIDEKNFSELILILYDRVPPSPEKQKRDYMTVNVLRNIINRKKRIVPLNRKLPRVKIDKKVKILVSKNEEGIHVVDFNYMYIAVKCVQEYDSFILPLSEKFNINLNCTYDKTLSERNRKKVSIYKVTNYDEFKDHDLLELLKAVPVYNEELNIHEKVAAVK